In one Solanum lycopersicum chromosome 11, SLM_r2.1 genomic region, the following are encoded:
- the LOC104644798 gene encoding uncharacterized protein has translation MVETQTEETEIDPHTNHNHPLHLQASNTPGVALIPMKLIGPENYGVWNRSMRLALLVKNKLRFVDGTCAKSSYKGNLAIRWERCDVVMLSWISATLAPELMTSIVYASSSKKILNDFKKRFDKLNLTRIFHPWKEITMIRQGTDSIAFYYSLIRDLWDEMDVMVPSPSCDCVESSSNVEHVKQQRLLQFLVGLNESYAQVRVLFYLVQLFLALIKLMQWQFKRKVKGY, from the coding sequence ATGGTGGAAACACAGACAGAAGAAACAGAGATTGATCCGCACACAAATCACAATCATCCTCTTCATCTACAAGCTTCAAATACTCCTGGAGTTGCATTGATTCCTATGAAGCTCATCGGACCAGAAAATTATGGTGTATGGAATAGATCGATGCGTCTAGCACTTCTAGTCAAAAACAAACTTAGATTTGTTGATGGCACATGTGCTAAGAGTTCATACAAAGGAAACTTAGCAATTAGATGGGAGAGGTGTGATGTTGTTATGCTATCATGGATTAGTGCAACATTAGCTCCAGAATTGATGACAAGCATTGTTTATGCTTCTAGTTCGAAGAAGATCTTGAACGATTTCAAGAAAAGGTTTGACAAATTGAATTTGACCAGAATTTTCCATCCGTGGAAGGAGATCACAATGATTCGTCAAGGTACTGATTCTATAGCTTTTTATTACTCATTGATTAGAGATCTATGGGACGAAATGGATGTAATGGTACCATCTCCTTCTTGTGATTGTGTGGAGTCAAGTTCTAATGTTGAACATGTTAAACAACAAAGACTGCTACAGTTCTTAGTAGGACTGAATGAAAGTTATGCACAAGTTAGAGTTCTATTCTACTTAGTGCAACTGTTCCTAGCGTTAATCAAGCTTATGCAATGGCAATTCAAGAGGAAAGTCAAAGGATATTAG